Within the Deltaproteobacteria bacterium genome, the region GTCGCGCACGTAGGCCGAGGGGTCGGGCGGGACGCTGCCGTCGAACGGGATGTACCCGCCCTTCGTGCACACCACGATCTGCTCGCGCGGGAAGCCGCCCTCCCGGACGAGGGCGGCGAGCGCCTGGCCGAGCACACGCTCGCTGCGCTGCGCGCGGTAGTTGATCGCGGTGTCGAAGAGGTTGCAGCCGAGGTTGGCCGCGTCGACGAGCGCCGCGCCGTAGCGCCGGTCGGTCTCGTCGTCCTCCTCGCCGAGGTAGGTGCCGAGGCCGATGGAGGAGACGAGGAGGCCGTCGAGCGGGCGGAAGTGGCTCGCCGGGACCTCCCGCGCGAGGGCCTCGCGGTAGGCTGCCGTGCCGGCGGCGGTCGCGCTCCGGCCGCCGCTCACGCGGGCAGCGCTCCGAGCGTCAGGCGCATCGGATAGACCTTCCGGTTGAGCGGGTTGACCATCAAGCCGAGCGTCTCGAGCGTCACGGCTCCGAGGAGCGGACCCTCGTCCACCTCTCCGAGCACCACGGGCGAGGTCGCCGTCATGCCGGCGAGGGTGAAGCGGCACTCGGAGACACCGCGGCCGATCGAGGAGCCGTCGGCCAGGCTGAACTCCGCCGTCCGCTCCGGCCTGAGCCCGAGGGGGTGCCAGACGCGCCTCGGCAGCACGGAGTAGACCGCGCCCGTATCGACGAGGAAGCGGACGCGTATCGACGTGCCTCGTCCGTCCCGGCGCGAAACCGTTCCCCGCACGTCGATGATCCCCACACCTCCGGGTCTTGCCCGCAGGGGATGCCGGTGGAATCCCTTCGGCAAGAGCACTGGCGGGCCTCAGCCGACCGCTGCTTCCGGGCGCCGCGCGTGGCGCTTGATGATCTCGCGCAGCCGCGGCGGGTCGATCGGCTTCTTGTAGATCACGTCCTCCACCCCCGCCATCCGGCTCCGCTTGATGATGTGGTCCTTGTCGAAGTGGAAGGCCGTCATGAGGACGACCGGAACGCCGGCGTGTCGCTCGCGCACGAGCTTGAAGAGCTCGTAGCCGTCGAGGTCCGGCATGACGACGTCGCTCAGCACGAGGTCGACCGTGGCGGTCTCCAGGCGCTTCAGCGCCTCCCGTCCCCCGGTTGCCACGACCACCGTGCAGCCCTCCTGGCTGAGGAGATCGCGCAGCGACTGGCAGACGCCGAGGTCGTCGTCGACCACCAGGATGCGGATGCCGATGAGCACCCGGTCGTGTGGTTCGCCGGCCGCCGGATGCCGCTCGACCGAGCCGGCGCGTTGCGCCCGGAGGTCGGTCATCTGCGTCCCCGGGAGGTACTCCCGCGTCGCGTACTCGGCGCCCTGGGCGAGCTCGGAGAGCTTGCTCACGATCCCCTGGATGCGCCCGAGCGCGGCATGGATGGAGTCGAGACGCTCGCTCTCGACGATGAAGTCCGCGTCCGAGGACACCTTGGCGACGTGCCCCTCGAGCAGGTTCAGGTTGTTGACGATGACCTCGAGGGGGTTGTTGATCTCGTGGGCGAGGCTGACCGCGACCTCGCCGAGGAGCGCCAGCTGGTCGTGGCGGCGGATCTCACGCAGGTCCTTGGCGAAGCCGACCGAGCCGGTCTCCGTTCCCTCGTCGTCGCGGATGATGCCGCCCGAGATCGCAACGGGGATGCGGGTGCCGTTCTTGGTGACGAAGACGGTCTCGTAGTTCTTGGCCTGTCCCGGCGGTTCGCCGTAGCCGAGCCGCATGGCGCTCATGACCTTGCGGGCCTCCGCGAGGTCGGGGTAGAGCCGGGTCACGTGCTGCCCGAGCACCTCCTCCGGCGTGTAGCAGAGCGTGCTCCGTGCTCCGTCGTTGTAGAAGATGATCGTCCCGGTGCGGTCCACGGCGACGATGATGTCGGGCGAGCTCGCGAGCAGCTTCTCGAGATAGGGAGACGGGAGACGGGGTACGGTGGGCATGCGCGGACGCGGGGCCGGATGGTAGGCCCCGGGGGCACGAGCGTCAAGGCTGCGCTGGCTTTCGTCCTGCTTGCCGGATGCTTCTGGCGCTCCTACGGCCGCGCCGTCGCCACCCACGTGGAGGTGCTGCTCGGCATGGCGCGCAAGGGCGTCGACCTGGTGGCGAACGCGCGCTTGACCGCCGAAAGCATGCCCGAGCTCACCTATCCCCTCGAGCGCGCGCAGGCGTTCGCGGAGACCGCGCGCGCGCGCGCCGCCGGCCGGCCGCCCGGCTCACTCCTGGCATTCGAGGCGCTGCTCGTCCGCTACCGGAGCTTTCTCGACGCGCTCGATCGCGTGCGCCGGCAGCAGAGCGGCGCCGCCGCGGGCCGCACCCTGCAGGCGCCGCTGGCGGCCGTCGAGGCGGCGGGCGAGGCCGTACGTGCCAGTCTCCGGAGCGAGGGGCGAATCAAGTAGCAGCCGCGCCGCTCGGGTCAGGAAGCCGGCGGTCGAACCAGCAGCGGCCGCACGCGTGCCGACGTGCGCTCCCGCGGTCGATTCAGGAAGGGAGAGAGAAGCAACATGAAGGGAGACAGCAGCAACGAGATCAGCGAGCCGAGCGGCGGTGTCGCGGGTGGCTCCAGCTCGAACGTGTAGCGATACTCGAGCCGGCCGTCGCCGAAGCGACAGGTGACCTCCTCAGGACTCTCGACGCGGATCACGATCGCCCGGTGGCCGGTCAGCCGCTCGATCACCATCTCCCCGCGTTGTGGCATATCAGTGGCCTCCTCCATCCGTTGACGCGACGGGGGTTTCCGTCGTTTATGGCATCCCTTAGTTGAACTCGCTCGTCAGAGGGCGAGTGGCCTGCGAGACTTCGTTCTCACGCGCGAGCGTCTCCAGCCGCCGGTCGAGCGCCGCAACGCGCCGGCGGAGGTCAGAGAGCTCGTGGCGCGAAGCCACGCCGAGCCACTCCGTGATCGTCTCCGTCAGACGGGTGGCGTCGCTCTCGAGCACCGCGAGGAGATGCGAGGGCTGCCCGCCGAGCCGGCGAAGCAGCTCGTCGGCCTGGCGGCGGGCTTCGGCGGACGCGTCGAGGGCATCCGCGGCGAGGCGTGAAGCCACCTCGCGGGGGCTTCCGCCGCGCACCAGCGTCTGCGCATCGTCCCACAGCCTGCCGACGAGCTGCGACCCCGCGTCTCCGAGCCGGACGACGGACGCGCGCACGCCGGCGCTCCACGCGGTTGCCTCTGCCATGATGGACCCCTCCCTGCGCCGTTGCCGCGCGCCTCGCCCGGTTCGGTTCGTTCGTCGTGATTCACGCATGCCGTCGAACCACCCCGGCCGCGCACCCCCCGGGCGCGACTGGCGGAAAGACCTGCTGTGTGGGAGCTAGATACCGATACTCCAGAGTGCGCCTCCGGGTCAAGGAAAAAATGACGGTAGGCGATACGGCCGATCCCCGGGAGGCCGGCAGGCCTCGACCTTGCGCCGCTCGCCCCTGGTCACTATGCTCGCCCGCTGCGGAGGAAGGAGGAGACGCCGCGATGGCTGCTGTGCCTGCAGAGCTCCGGCGCACGGGCTTCGCCGCCACGGAGCGGCGCGACGCGTGGTGGCTGGCGCCCCTCGTCCAGGGCCTGGTCCTCGCGGTGCTCATCGCCTACGCCAACTGGGCTGCGTTGCAGAACGCCAACTACCGGTGGGGAGGCTACCTCTCGCCCCTCTACTCGCCACTGATCACCGTCGACTGGCTCCCGCTGCCGCCGTCGTTGCTGATCCTCCTGCCGCCGGTGCTCTTCCGTGCGACGTGCTATTACTACCGCAAGGCCTACTACCGCTCCTACTTTCTCGACCCGCCCGCCTGCGCGGTCGGCGAGCTGCGCGGCGCCCGCTACCGGGGCGAGACCGCCTTTCCGCTCGTCCTCCAGAACCTCCACCGCTACCTCTTCTACATCACGTTCCTCTACCTCCCCTTCCTGTGGAGCGACGTGGTCCATGCCGCGAACTTCGGCGGCTCCTTCGGGGTCGGCCTCGGCACGCTGGTGATCCTCGCCAACACGACCGCACTGACGCTCTATAGCTTCTCCTGCCATTCGGCGCGCCACCTGCTCGGCGGCGGACTCGACTGCTTCTCGTGCAGTGCCGGTGCCCGCGCGCGCCACGCCGCCTGGAAGGGGGCGAGCGCGCTCAATGCCCGTCACATGCTGTTCGCCTGGATGAGCTTCTTCACGGTCTGCAGCGCAGACCTCTACGTGCGGCTCGTCGCCTCCGGCGTCATCCACGACATGCGCCTGCTCTAGCCGCTGCGCCGCCCTCCGATGGACCGCTTCGAGACCCAAACCTACGACGTGCTCGTGGTCGGCGCCGGCGGCGCGGGGCTGCGGGCCGCCATCGAGGCGGCGGAGCAGGGGATGTCCGTGGCGGTCGTCTGCAAGTCGCTCCTCGGGAAGGCGCACACGGTGATGGCCGAGGGAGGTGTGGCCGCGGCGCTCGCCACCACCGACGCCCGCGACAGCTGGAAGGTGCACTTCCGGGACACGATGCGTGGCGGCAAGCTGCTCAACGACTGGCGCATGGCGCAGCTCCTCGCCGTGGAGGCGCCGGCGCGGGTGCGCGAGCTGGAGGCCTGGGGGGCCCTCTTCGACCGCACGCCCGACGGCCGCATCCTGCAGCGGAACTTCGGCGGGCACCAGTACCCGCGGCTCGCCCACGTCGGCGACCGCACGGGGCTCGAGATGATCCGGACCCTGCAGGACAAGACCGTGCAGGCGCCGCGCATCGACGTTCTCATGGAGTCCACCGTCGCCCGGCTGCTGACCGGCGACGGGCGGATCACCGGGGCGCTCGCCTACCGGCGCGAGACCGGGCGGTTCCTCCTGCTCCGCACCAAGGCCGCGGTGCTCGCCACCGGCGGGATCGGCCGTGCCTACAAGATCAACAGCAACTCCTGGGAGTACACGGGCGACGGACACGCGCTGGCCTACGACGCCGGCGCCGACCTGATCGGCATGGAGTTCGTGCAGTTCCACCCCACCGGCATGGTCTGGCCGCTCAGCGTGCGCGGCATCCTGGTGACCGAGGGCGTGCGCGGTGAAGGCGGTGTCCTCAAGAACTCCCGCGGCGAGCGCTTCATGTTCCGCTACATCCCCGAGATGTTCCGCCGGGACTTCGCGGACACGGAGGAGGAGGCGGACCGCTGGGTGGCGGAAGTCGTTGCGGGCCGCAAGGCCGAGGCGCGCCGCCCCCCGGAGCTGCTGACCCGCGACGTGGTCGCTCGCGCCATCGCCCAGGAGGTCCGCGAGGGACGTGGAAGCCCGCACGGCGGGGCGTTCCTCGACATCGCCTCGCGCCGCAAGCCCGAGGAGATCCGCAAGAAGCTGCCGAGCATGTACCAGCAGTTCCTCGAGCTGGCGGACGTCGACATCACGCGCGAGCCGATGGAGGTCGGCCCGACGACGCACTACATGATGGGCGGCGTGAAGGTCGATCCGGAGACCCAGGCGGCCACCGTCCCCGGGCTCTTCGCGGCCGGCGAGGTGGCGGGCGGCCTCCACGGCGCCAACCGCCTCGGCGGCAACTCGCTGAGCGACCTGCTGGTGTTCGGCCGCCGGGCGGGCCTCGGGGCGGCGACGTATGCCCGCGCCGTCACGAGCGAGCCGCGGGTCGACGCCGGCCGGGTCGATGCCATCGCCGCCGAGCTGCTGGCGCCCTTCGAGCGGCGTGCCGGGGAGAGCCCCTATGCGGTGCAGGACGCGCTGCAGGACATGATGGGGACCTACGTCGGCATCGCGCGCAGCGCGGACGACCTCCAGGGGGCGCTCGCCGGGATCGAGCAGCTGCGGGCGCGCGCGGCGCGAGCCGGCGTCGACGGCAACCGCCAGTACAACCCCGGCTGGCACACGGCGCTCGACCTGCGCAACCTGCTCACGGTGAGCGAGGCCGTGACGCGCGCGGCGCTCGCCCGGCGCGAGAGCCGCGGCGCCCACACGCGCGTCGAGTACCCCGACTCGGACCCGCAGCTCGGGCGGGTGAACGTGGTGGTGCGCCGGGAGGGTGATGCGATGACCGTCCGCGAGGAGCCCATCCCGCCGGTCCCGGACGAGCTGCGGCAAATCCTGGAGGGGAAGGACTGAGGTCGATGGAAACGGTGCTGAGGATCTTCCGCGGCGACGGGACGACAGGCGCCTTCCGCGACTACACCGTCCCGCTTCACGAGGGGATGGTCGTGCTCGACGCCGTCCACTGGGTACAGGCCCACCAGGCGAGCGACCTCGCCTGCCGGTGGAACTGCAAGGCCGGGCGGTGCGGCTCGTGCAGCGCCGAGGTGAACGGCAAGCCGCGGCTCATGTGCATGACGCGGATGGACCACTTCCCGCCTGGCGAGGCGATCACGCTGGCGCCCATGAAGGCGTTCCCGGTCATGAAGGATCTCGTGTGCGACGTGTCCTGGAACTACGGGGTGAACAAGCGTGTCCCGGCGTTCCAGCCGCGGCCGCCCGAGCCCGACGGCACCTGGCGCATGCAGCAGGTCGACATCGATCGGGTGCAGGAGTTTCGCAAGTGCATCGAATGCTTCCTCTGCCAGGACGTGTGTCACGTGCTCCGCGACCACGACCGCAAGGATCGCTTCGCGGGCCCCCGCTTCCTCGTCCGTCTGGCGGGCCTCGAGATGCACCCGCTCGACGTCGCCTCGCGCACCGCTCACCTCAAGGAGGAGGCCGGGATCGGTTTCTGCAACATCACGAAGTGCTGCACGGAGGTCTGCCCCGAGTCGATCCACATCACCGACAATGCCATCATCCCGCTGAAGGAACGCGTCGTGGACGACTTCTACGACCCGCTGCGCCGCCTCTGGCGCCGGCTCCGGGGCACGTCCTGACGAGACCGAGAGGGGTCGCGATGGACTATGCCCTCAAGCAGATCCTCCCGAGCGGGATCCCGGCGGCGCTCGAGAAGGCCGACAAGTACCGCGAGCTGAACCAGCCGTCGGAGGCCGAGAGCATCTGCCGCGACGTGCTCGCGATCGACCCCGCCAACCAGCTGGCGCACCGCATCCTCGGCCTGGCGCTCACGGACCAGCTCGAGGCGTCGACCGCCACCCGCTTCAGCGAGGCCCAGCAGGTCTTCGCGCGGCTCGGCGATCCCTACGAGCGCGCCTTCTACGGCGGTCTCGCGTGCGAGCGGCAGGCGAAGGCGCAGCTCGCCGCCGGCCTGCCGCTCGGCTCGATCCGTCCGCTGTTCGACCAGGCACTCGCGCGCTACGCCGAGGCCGAGCGGCTGCGGCCGCCGGGGAACGACGACGCCATCCTGCGCTGGAACAGCTGCGTGCGGGCGCTCCAGGCGGCCGGTCGCCCGTCGCCGGAGCCGGGGGCGGACTGGGAAATGGACTTCGTGCCGCACCAGCGCTGAGCGTGCGACTCCGCGTGGCCGTGGGGCGGGCGTTCAACCGCGCGGCAGGAGCGTGACGCGCTTGTCGTCCTTCAAGGTCGCGAGCAGCGCGGAGACCGACTGGCCGAGCTGGGGGTGCACGACGTGCGGGGCCAGCTCGGCAAGCGGCAGCAGGACGAAGCGACGCTTGTGCAGCTCCGGGTGCGGGATCTTGAGCGTGCGCGTGTCGACGATCTCGTGGTTGCAGAAGAGGATGTCGAGGTCGATGATGCGGGAGCCCCAGCG harbors:
- a CDS encoding aldo/keto reductase, which encodes MSGGRSATAAGTAAYREALAREVPASHFRPLDGLLVSSIGLGTYLGEEDDETDRRYGAALVDAANLGCNLFDTAINYRAQRSERVLGQALAALVREGGFPREQIVVCTKGGYIPFDGSVPPDPSAYVRD
- a CDS encoding aspartyl protease, which produces MDVRGTVSRRDGRGTSIRVRFLVDTGAVYSVLPRRVWHPLGLRPERTAEFSLADGSSIGRGVSECRFTLAGMTATSPVVLGEVDEGPLLGAVTLETLGLMVNPLNRKVYPMRLTLGALPA
- a CDS encoding response regulator; its protein translation is MPTVPRLPSPYLEKLLASSPDIIVAVDRTGTIIFYNDGARSTLCYTPEEVLGQHVTRLYPDLAEARKVMSAMRLGYGEPPGQAKNYETVFVTKNGTRIPVAISGGIIRDDEGTETGSVGFAKDLREIRRHDQLALLGEVAVSLAHEINNPLEVIVNNLNLLEGHVAKVSSDADFIVESERLDSIHAALGRIQGIVSKLSELAQGAEYATREYLPGTQMTDLRAQRAGSVERHPAAGEPHDRVLIGIRILVVDDDLGVCQSLRDLLSQEGCTVVVATGGREALKRLETATVDLVLSDVVMPDLDGYELFKLVRERHAGVPVVLMTAFHFDKDHIIKRSRMAGVEDVIYKKPIDPPRLREIIKRHARRPEAAVG
- a CDS encoding succinate dehydrogenase — its product is MAAVPAELRRTGFAATERRDAWWLAPLVQGLVLAVLIAYANWAALQNANYRWGGYLSPLYSPLITVDWLPLPPSLLILLPPVLFRATCYYYRKAYYRSYFLDPPACAVGELRGARYRGETAFPLVLQNLHRYLFYITFLYLPFLWSDVVHAANFGGSFGVGLGTLVILANTTALTLYSFSCHSARHLLGGGLDCFSCSAGARARHAAWKGASALNARHMLFAWMSFFTVCSADLYVRLVASGVIHDMRLL
- a CDS encoding fumarate reductase/succinate dehydrogenase flavoprotein subunit; protein product: MDRFETQTYDVLVVGAGGAGLRAAIEAAEQGMSVAVVCKSLLGKAHTVMAEGGVAAALATTDARDSWKVHFRDTMRGGKLLNDWRMAQLLAVEAPARVRELEAWGALFDRTPDGRILQRNFGGHQYPRLAHVGDRTGLEMIRTLQDKTVQAPRIDVLMESTVARLLTGDGRITGALAYRRETGRFLLLRTKAAVLATGGIGRAYKINSNSWEYTGDGHALAYDAGADLIGMEFVQFHPTGMVWPLSVRGILVTEGVRGEGGVLKNSRGERFMFRYIPEMFRRDFADTEEEADRWVAEVVAGRKAEARRPPELLTRDVVARAIAQEVREGRGSPHGGAFLDIASRRKPEEIRKKLPSMYQQFLELADVDITREPMEVGPTTHYMMGGVKVDPETQAATVPGLFAAGEVAGGLHGANRLGGNSLSDLLVFGRRAGLGAATYARAVTSEPRVDAGRVDAIAAELLAPFERRAGESPYAVQDALQDMMGTYVGIARSADDLQGALAGIEQLRARAARAGVDGNRQYNPGWHTALDLRNLLTVSEAVTRAALARRESRGAHTRVEYPDSDPQLGRVNVVVRREGDAMTVREEPIPPVPDELRQILEGKD
- a CDS encoding succinate dehydrogenase/fumarate reductase iron-sulfur subunit; translation: METVLRIFRGDGTTGAFRDYTVPLHEGMVVLDAVHWVQAHQASDLACRWNCKAGRCGSCSAEVNGKPRLMCMTRMDHFPPGEAITLAPMKAFPVMKDLVCDVSWNYGVNKRVPAFQPRPPEPDGTWRMQQVDIDRVQEFRKCIECFLCQDVCHVLRDHDRKDRFAGPRFLVRLAGLEMHPLDVASRTAHLKEEAGIGFCNITKCCTEVCPESIHITDNAIIPLKERVVDDFYDPLRRLWRRLRGTS